A single window of Eucalyptus grandis isolate ANBG69807.140 chromosome 1, ASM1654582v1, whole genome shotgun sequence DNA harbors:
- the LOC104444599 gene encoding probable inactive purple acid phosphatase 16 yields the protein MTVLLSAAPLAILFLTFLLLRPHSIWPATVGSDPQVSLPARPGYPFKIALFADLHFGENAWTDWGPRQDVSSVNVMSTVLDDETPDFVVYLGDVITANNIPIANASLYWDQALSPTISRGIPFASVFGNHDDAPFEWPLEWFSAPGIPPVHCPVANSSFSGDCSFRGIQRLELMKNEIEQNAQSFSSKGPVDLWPSISNYVLPISPTNNSRSPVAYLYFLDSGGGSYPEVISNAQSEWFKTRSLEINPDSRVPELIFWHIPSKAYEKVAPSSGVPKPCVGSINKETVASQKAETGIMDILANRTSVKAVFVGHNHGLDWCCPDNKLWLCYARHTGYGGYGTWARGARIIEINQHPFSIKSWIRMENHDVHSQVDLSS from the exons ATGACCGTGTTATTGTCGGCGGCTCCCTTGGCAATCCTTTTCCTCACGTTTCTGCTTCTGAGGCCGCACTCGATATGGCCGGCGACAGTCGGATCTGATCCCCAAGTTTCCCTTCCAGCGAGGCCAGGGTATCCATTCAAGATCGCTCTGTTCGCCGATTTGCACTTCGGAGAGAATGCGTGGACCGACTGGGGGCCCCGCCAGGACGTGAGCTCCGTGAATGTTATGTCCACCGTGCTTGACGATGAAACTCCTG ATTTTGTTGTGTATCTTGGAGATGTCATAACGGCGAATAACATTCCAATAGCAAATGCAAGCTTGTACTGGGATCAAGCTCTCTCTCCAACAATATCAAGGGGCATTCCCTTCGCTAGTGTCTTTGGAAACCATGACGATGCCCCATTCGAGTGGCCATTGGAGTGGTTTTCAGCCCCAGGCATTCCTCCGGTTCACTGCCCTGTTGCAAATTCATCATTTTCAG GAGATTGCAGCTTCAGAGGAATACAGCGTTTGGAGCTCATGAAGAATGAGATAGAGCAGAATGCGCAGTCCTTCTCTAGTAAGGGTCCAGTAGACCTTTGGCCAAGCATATCCAATTACGTTCTTCCGATCTCGCCAACGAATAATTCTCGGTCCCCTGTAGCATACCTTTACTTTCTCGATTCTGGCGGTGGATCCTATCCAGAAGTAATATCAAACGCCCAATCTGAATGGTTCAAAACCCGATCTCTAGAGATCAACCCAGATTCAAG GGTACCAGAGTTGATATTTTGGCACATACCTAGTAAAGCTTATGAAAAGGTGGCTCCAAGCAGTGGTGTACCTAAGCCTTGTGTGGGTTCAATCAACAAGGAGACAGTTGCTTCTCAAAAAGCTGAGACAGGGATCATGGACATTCTTGCGAACCGGACTTCTGTCAAG GCAGTATTTGTTGGACACAACCATGGACTGGACTGGTGCTGCCCCGACAACAAGCTGTGGCTATGCTATGCCAGACATACTGGGTACGGTGGCTATGGCACTTGGGCTAGAGGCGCGAGAATTATTGAGATAAATCAACACCCTTTCTCTATCAAGTCTTGGATAAGGATGGAGAATCACGATGTACACAGTCAAGTTGATTTGAGTTCTTAA